One part of the Methylobacterium terrae genome encodes these proteins:
- a CDS encoding aspartate aminotransferase family protein, translated as MRPNSLIELDRDHLIHPVISWKGHEARGATVLQSAKGATLTDAEGHTLLDGFSGLWCVNVGYGHESIVEVAAEQMRRLPYATGYFHFSSEPAIRLAARLAELAPGDLNHVYFTLGGSDAVDSAVRFIRYYYNVTGRPTKKHMIALERGYHGSSTVGAGLTAIPAFHDGFDAPTQLQHHIPSPYPYRNPAGDDDAVVIAASVAALKAKVEALGADNVSAFFAEPIQGSGGVIVPPDGWLKAMRETARELDILFVADEVITGFGRTGPLFGCEHDGVVPDLMTTAKGLTSGYSPMGAVLMSDRIYRAIADGAPEAKPIGHGFTYSAHPVSAAVGLEVLRLYTEGGILENGRRAGERFTAGLRRLSDHPLVGDVRVRGLLAGVELVTNKAKRTKPSPDLGISGHLARFGYRNGVIFRAFADDIVGFAPPLCCTDEDIDTLLARFERTLNDVLAIADVRAALA; from the coding sequence ATGCGCCCCAATTCCCTGATCGAGCTCGACCGCGACCACCTCATCCACCCGGTGATCTCGTGGAAGGGCCACGAGGCGCGCGGCGCCACGGTGCTGCAATCGGCGAAGGGCGCGACGCTCACCGACGCCGAGGGCCACACCCTGCTCGACGGGTTCTCGGGCCTCTGGTGCGTCAATGTCGGCTACGGCCACGAGTCGATCGTCGAGGTCGCGGCCGAGCAGATGCGGCGGCTGCCCTACGCCACCGGCTACTTCCACTTCTCGAGCGAGCCGGCGATCCGGCTCGCCGCCCGCCTCGCCGAGCTGGCGCCGGGCGACCTCAACCACGTCTATTTCACGCTGGGCGGTTCGGACGCGGTCGATTCGGCGGTGCGGTTCATCCGCTACTACTACAACGTCACCGGCCGGCCGACGAAGAAGCACATGATCGCCCTGGAGCGGGGCTATCACGGCTCCTCGACCGTCGGCGCCGGGCTGACCGCGATCCCCGCCTTCCACGACGGCTTCGACGCGCCGACCCAGCTCCAGCACCACATCCCCTCGCCCTATCCCTACCGCAACCCGGCCGGCGACGACGACGCGGTGGTGATCGCCGCCTCGGTGGCGGCGCTGAAGGCCAAGGTCGAGGCACTCGGGGCCGACAACGTCTCGGCGTTCTTCGCCGAGCCGATCCAGGGCTCGGGCGGCGTGATCGTGCCGCCGGACGGCTGGCTGAAGGCGATGCGGGAGACCGCCCGCGAGCTCGACATCCTGTTCGTCGCCGACGAGGTCATCACCGGCTTCGGCCGCACCGGCCCGCTCTTCGGCTGCGAGCATGACGGCGTGGTGCCGGACCTGATGACCACCGCCAAGGGCCTGACCTCGGGCTACAGCCCGATGGGCGCGGTGCTGATGTCGGACCGGATCTACCGCGCCATCGCGGACGGGGCGCCTGAGGCTAAGCCGATCGGCCACGGCTTCACCTACTCGGCGCATCCGGTCAGCGCCGCGGTCGGCCTGGAAGTCCTGCGGCTCTACACCGAGGGCGGCATCCTGGAGAACGGCCGGCGCGCCGGCGAGCGCTTCACCGCGGGCCTCAGGCGGCTCTCCGACCACCCCCTCGTCGGCGACGTGCGGGTGCGGGGCCTGCTCGCCGGCGTCGAGCTCGTCACGAACAAGGCCAAGCGCACGAAGCCCTCGCCGGACCTCGGCATCTCCGGCCACCTCGCCCGGTTCGGCTACAGGAACGGCGTGATCTTCCGCGCCTTCGCGGACGACATCGTCGGCTTCGCGCCGCCGCTCTGCTGCACGGACGAGGACATCGACACCCTGCTCGCCCGCTTCGAGCGGACGCTGAACGACGTCCTCGCCATCGCCGACGTGCGCGCCGCGCTGGCGTGA
- a CDS encoding LysR family transcriptional regulator, with the protein MQSLDERCLRYLAEAVGCGSVRAAADKLNVNASAVSRQLAQMEVQLATPLIERHRRGVRATPAGSLLLDYYRRQTSDREDILAKLTDLKGLRRGHIDVVLGEGFVGDLMSGLLQGFWARHPDLTMTLDLAATNDVVRRVVEDEAHLGLVYNPPPEPRLRTHLATPQPIRLLVRTDHPLADHPGPVRLADLAGHRLGTMHPAYGIRQIIAAAERAEGVRLDPTLITGSIGVLKQFAASGTGVTLLPAFCAAQEIAEGILVARPLADPGLDGVEARIVTRLGRQLSPAAAKLLQHLARGMAGEGRGRVV; encoded by the coding sequence ATGCAGAGCCTCGACGAGCGCTGCCTGCGCTACCTGGCGGAGGCGGTCGGCTGCGGCTCGGTCCGCGCGGCGGCCGACAAGCTCAACGTCAACGCCTCGGCGGTGAGCCGCCAGCTCGCCCAGATGGAGGTTCAGCTCGCCACGCCCCTGATCGAGCGCCACCGCCGCGGCGTGCGCGCGACCCCGGCCGGCTCGCTCCTCCTCGACTATTACCGGCGCCAGACCTCCGACCGCGAGGACATCCTGGCCAAGCTCACCGACCTGAAGGGCCTGCGCCGCGGCCATATCGACGTGGTGCTCGGCGAGGGCTTCGTCGGCGACCTGATGTCGGGCCTGCTCCAGGGCTTCTGGGCCCGCCACCCCGACCTGACCATGACCCTCGACCTCGCGGCGACCAACGACGTGGTGCGCCGGGTCGTCGAGGACGAGGCGCATCTCGGCCTCGTCTACAACCCGCCGCCGGAGCCGCGCCTGCGCACCCACCTGGCGACGCCGCAGCCGATCCGCCTGCTGGTGCGGACCGACCATCCCCTCGCCGATCATCCCGGCCCGGTCCGCCTCGCCGATCTCGCCGGCCACCGCCTCGGCACCATGCACCCGGCCTACGGCATCCGGCAGATCATCGCGGCGGCGGAGCGGGCCGAGGGCGTGCGGCTCGACCCGACCCTGATCACCGGCTCGATCGGCGTGCTCAAGCAGTTCGCCGCCTCCGGCACCGGCGTGACCCTGCTGCCGGCCTTCTGCGCCGCGCAGGAGATCGCCGAGGGGATTCTGGTGGCGCGGCCGCTCGCCGATCCGGGCCTCGACGGCGTCGAGGCCCGGATCGTCACTCGGCTCGGCCGCCAGCTCTCGCCGGCGGCGGCCAAGCTGCTGCAGCACCTGGCGCGCGGGATGGCGGGGGAGGGGCGGGGGCGGGTGGTGTGA
- a CDS encoding rhodanese-like domain-containing protein, with product MPNPVTAIPPAPAAEVAAHYARRLARETDCADVYAAFAQADHATGDPGFVLLDVRGPALYATGHVPGALNLPRGKMTPRRMAEWPAGTVFVVYCAGPHCNGADKAALHLAGLGLPVKVMIGGITGWVDEGFGLAEG from the coding sequence ATGCCGAACCCCGTCACCGCGATCCCGCCCGCCCCCGCCGCCGAGGTCGCGGCGCATTACGCCCGCCGCCTCGCCCGCGAGACCGATTGCGCCGACGTGTACGCCGCCTTCGCGCAGGCGGATCACGCGACGGGAGACCCCGGCTTCGTGCTCCTCGACGTGCGCGGGCCGGCCCTCTACGCGACGGGCCACGTCCCCGGCGCCCTCAACCTGCCGCGGGGCAAGATGACCCCCCGGCGCATGGCCGAGTGGCCGGCCGGTACGGTGTTCGTGGTCTATTGCGCCGGTCCCCACTGCAACGGCGCCGACAAGGCCGCCCTGCATCTCGCCGGGCTCGGGTTGCCGGTGAAGGTGATGATCGGGGGGATCACCGGATGGGTGGATGAGGGGTTCGGGTTGGCGGAGGGGTGA
- a CDS encoding NAD(P)-dependent oxidoreductase — translation MRTIGVIGLGNMGRGMALSLRRRGFAVIGYDPAPAARAASAADGVAVAEGPRALWQACEAVVLSLPTPDVVEAVLLGSDGPLHGAKSGPDGKADLLVIDTSTSHPDVTRRIAAALEPAGIALVDAPVSGGPKGAHAATLTMVIGGSDAAVARAEPVLAAMSATRVHVGGVGAGHVTKLANNLLCAAHLITAAEAVRMARDAGVDPERLLAGINAGSGRSGVTQVNFPTWVLNGAFDSGFTMTLMRKDVRLAEALIGALDLDLPLSAEVGRLWRDSAATAPDDADFNAIVKLQLA, via the coding sequence ATGCGCACGATCGGCGTCATCGGCCTCGGCAACATGGGCCGGGGCATGGCCCTCTCTCTGCGGCGGCGCGGCTTCGCGGTCATCGGCTACGATCCCGCGCCCGCCGCCCGCGCGGCCTCGGCGGCGGACGGCGTCGCGGTGGCCGAGGGCCCGCGCGCCCTGTGGCAAGCCTGCGAGGCCGTCGTGCTGTCGCTGCCGACGCCGGACGTCGTCGAGGCGGTCCTGCTCGGGTCGGACGGGCCGCTCCACGGCGCCAAGTCCGGCCCCGATGGGAAGGCCGATCTCCTCGTCATCGATACCTCGACCTCGCATCCGGACGTCACCCGGCGCATCGCGGCGGCGCTGGAGCCCGCCGGCATCGCCCTCGTCGACGCGCCGGTGAGCGGCGGGCCGAAGGGCGCGCATGCCGCGACCCTGACCATGGTGATCGGCGGCAGCGACGCGGCCGTGGCCCGCGCCGAGCCGGTCCTGGCGGCCATGAGCGCGACGCGGGTCCATGTCGGCGGCGTCGGCGCCGGCCACGTCACCAAGCTCGCCAACAACCTGCTCTGCGCCGCCCACCTGATCACCGCGGCGGAAGCCGTGCGGATGGCGCGCGACGCCGGCGTCGATCCGGAGCGCCTGCTCGCCGGGATCAACGCGGGCTCCGGCCGCAGCGGCGTCACGCAGGTCAACTTCCCGACCTGGGTGCTCAACGGCGCCTTCGATTCCGGCTTCACCATGACGCTGATGCGCAAGGACGTGCGCCTCGCCGAAGCGCTGATCGGCGCCCTCGACCTCGACCTGCCGCTCTCGGCCGAAGTCGGCCGGCTGTGGCGCGACAGCGCCGCGACGGCACCGGACGACGCCGACTTCAACGCCATCGTCAAGCTCCAGCTCGCCTGA
- the ftrA gene encoding transcriptional regulator FtrA, with the protein MPFCVEIVPNSPAFPSHTSGPRVAVLAYDGLCTFEFGVASEVFGLPRPEAGPGWYRYAVCAAEPGPLRAAGGLTVAVEGGLAVLEEADLVVVPGWRAIDAPVPPDLVRALTRAHARGARLMSLCSGLAVLAATGLLDGCRATTHWRYADAIRARHPAIALDPGVLYVDEGRILTAAGSAAGIDLCLHVVRGDFGPDLATTVARRLVVPPHREGGQAQFIEAPVLRAHEAARLGPAIEAMRAGLHEERPLAAMARLAGMSLRTFQRRFIAATGLPPGEWIIAERLRVAREMLERPGAVSLAEVAEASGFRNPAALRHHFRTRLGTSPAAYRRSFAGRV; encoded by the coding sequence CTGCCGTTCTGCGTCGAGATCGTGCCAAACAGCCCAGCTTTTCCGAGTCACACCTCCGGCCCGCGCGTCGCGGTGCTGGCCTATGACGGCCTGTGCACCTTCGAGTTCGGCGTCGCCAGCGAGGTGTTCGGGCTGCCGCGGCCGGAAGCCGGGCCCGGCTGGTACCGCTACGCGGTCTGCGCGGCGGAGCCCGGGCCGCTGCGCGCCGCCGGCGGCCTCACGGTGGCGGTCGAGGGCGGGCTCGCGGTGCTGGAGGAGGCGGACCTCGTCGTCGTGCCGGGCTGGCGGGCGATCGACGCACCCGTGCCGCCGGACCTCGTGCGGGCGCTGACGCGGGCCCATGCCCGCGGCGCCCGGCTGATGTCACTGTGCTCGGGGCTCGCGGTCCTGGCGGCGACCGGGCTCCTCGACGGCTGCCGGGCCACGACCCACTGGCGCTACGCGGACGCGATCCGGGCGCGCCACCCCGCCATCGCCCTCGATCCGGGCGTGCTCTACGTCGACGAGGGCCGGATCCTGACCGCCGCCGGCAGCGCCGCCGGCATCGATCTCTGCCTCCACGTCGTGCGCGGCGATTTCGGGCCGGACCTCGCAACCACGGTCGCGCGCCGCCTCGTGGTGCCGCCGCACCGCGAGGGCGGGCAGGCCCAGTTCATCGAGGCGCCGGTGCTGCGCGCCCACGAGGCCGCCCGCCTCGGGCCGGCGATCGAGGCGATGCGGGCCGGCCTCCACGAGGAAAGACCGCTCGCCGCGATGGCCCGCCTCGCCGGGATGAGCCTGCGCACCTTCCAGCGCCGCTTCATCGCGGCGACCGGCCTGCCGCCGGGGGAGTGGATCATCGCCGAGCGGCTGCGCGTCGCCCGGGAGATGCTGGAGCGGCCGGGCGCCGTGTCGCTCGCGGAGGTCGCCGAGGCGAGCGGGTTTCGCAATCCGGCGGCCTTGCGCCACCATTTCCGGACGCGGCTCGGCACCAGCCCGGCGGCCTACCGGCGCAGCTTCGCCGGGCGCGTCTGA
- a CDS encoding PAS domain S-box protein, producing MTQDGQAPDLAAENERLRAALAAAERARAAAEAEAEAARAALAAFSDGWASPGLGGPFVDPRLRTAFSIETVGAIVFDIAGPSTGRVREANDTFLAMSGYDRDDLDRGLLTGATLVPAEWQATSRRVIAELQAQGRSDPTEREYLRKDGSRFWGLCAATRLEDGTGFEFIVDITGRRQAEEALRRSEARYRTLFEAIDAGFCVVALRFSDEGRAEDYRFLEVNPAFGRHTGLDAAAGRWMRELSPDHEQHWFDLYGRVALTGEPVRFVQPARSRGERWYEVHAFRVDPPETRHVAILFNDITAQRRLEEALRGLNETLERQVAARTAERDRIWQVSRDMLGVADADGVWRSINPAWTTTLGWQPDEVVGRSSAWLEHPDDQDRTRDEIRRLGSGEPTLSFENRFRTRDGGYRTLSWRAVPFEGNLYCVARDVTEQRERAQRLVQAEEALRQSQKMEAVGQLTGGVAHDFNNLLTIIRSSVDFLRRPELPEARKVRYLDAVSDTVDRAAKLTGQLLAFARRQALAPEVFDVVARLQGVADMLDTVTGARIRVVTEGPDRPCFVRADLSQFETALINMAVNARDAMEGEGTLTLSVACGAGKPEIRGHAAARGPFAAISLTDTGTGMVPAVIDKIFEPFFTTKEVGKGTGLGLSQVFGFAKQSGGDVDVTSRVGQGSTFVLYLPEVAAPADPGQAPPADEGMAPARAGQRVLLVEDNVGVGRFAAQILDDLGYVTTWVTNAEAALDVLGQDAGYDAVFSDVVMPGMGGIELAKALRQRHPGLPVLLTSGYSHVLAQEGSHGVPLLHKPYSAEQLSRMLASAIGQRRSEAAPGG from the coding sequence ATGACGCAAGACGGGCAGGCCCCGGACCTCGCCGCGGAGAACGAGCGGTTGCGCGCCGCGCTGGCGGCGGCGGAGCGCGCGCGGGCGGCGGCCGAAGCCGAGGCCGAGGCGGCGCGGGCCGCGCTCGCCGCTTTCTCGGACGGCTGGGCCTCGCCCGGTCTCGGCGGCCCCTTCGTCGATCCGCGCCTGCGCACCGCGTTCAGCATCGAGACCGTCGGGGCGATCGTCTTCGACATTGCGGGTCCTTCAACAGGCCGGGTGCGCGAGGCCAACGACACCTTCCTGGCGATGAGCGGCTACGACCGCGACGACCTGGATCGCGGCCTCCTCACGGGCGCCACCCTGGTGCCGGCGGAATGGCAGGCCACCTCCCGGCGCGTCATCGCCGAATTGCAGGCGCAAGGGCGCTCCGACCCGACCGAGCGCGAGTACCTGCGCAAGGACGGCTCGCGCTTCTGGGGCCTGTGCGCGGCGACCCGCCTCGAGGACGGCACCGGTTTCGAGTTCATCGTCGACATCACCGGAAGGCGTCAGGCCGAGGAGGCGCTGCGGCGCAGCGAGGCGCGCTACCGCACGCTGTTCGAGGCGATCGACGCGGGCTTCTGCGTCGTCGCGCTCCGCTTCTCCGACGAGGGCCGGGCCGAGGACTACCGTTTCCTCGAGGTGAACCCCGCCTTTGGCCGCCACACCGGACTCGACGCCGCGGCGGGGCGCTGGATGCGCGAGCTCAGCCCCGACCACGAGCAGCACTGGTTCGACCTCTACGGACGGGTGGCGCTGACCGGCGAGCCGGTGCGCTTCGTCCAGCCGGCCCGGTCGCGGGGCGAGCGCTGGTACGAGGTCCACGCCTTCCGGGTCGATCCGCCGGAGACCCGGCACGTCGCGATCCTGTTCAACGACATCACCGCGCAACGCCGGCTCGAGGAGGCCCTGCGCGGCCTCAACGAGACCCTGGAGCGCCAGGTCGCGGCCCGCACCGCCGAGCGCGACCGGATCTGGCAGGTGAGCCGCGACATGCTCGGCGTCGCCGATGCCGACGGCGTCTGGCGCAGCATCAACCCGGCCTGGACCACGACGCTGGGCTGGCAGCCCGACGAGGTGGTCGGGCGCAGCTCCGCCTGGCTGGAGCATCCGGACGACCAGGACCGGACCCGGGACGAGATCCGGCGCCTCGGCTCCGGCGAGCCGACCCTGTCGTTCGAGAACCGCTTTCGCACCCGGGACGGCGGCTACCGCACCCTGTCGTGGCGAGCGGTGCCGTTCGAGGGCAACCTCTACTGCGTCGCCCGCGACGTCACCGAGCAGCGCGAGCGGGCGCAGCGCCTGGTCCAGGCCGAGGAGGCCCTGCGCCAGTCGCAGAAGATGGAGGCGGTGGGCCAGCTCACCGGCGGCGTCGCGCACGACTTCAACAACCTGCTCACCATCATCCGCTCCTCCGTCGACTTCCTGCGCCGGCCGGAACTGCCGGAGGCGCGCAAGGTGCGCTACCTCGACGCCGTGTCCGACACGGTGGACCGCGCCGCCAAGCTCACCGGCCAGCTCCTCGCCTTCGCCCGCCGCCAGGCGCTGGCGCCGGAGGTGTTCGACGTCGTCGCCCGCCTCCAGGGCGTGGCCGACATGCTCGACACGGTGACGGGCGCGCGCATCCGCGTGGTGACGGAGGGGCCCGATCGGCCGTGCTTCGTGCGCGCCGACCTCAGCCAGTTCGAGACCGCGCTGATCAACATGGCGGTCAACGCCCGCGACGCGATGGAGGGCGAGGGGACCCTGACCCTCTCGGTCGCCTGCGGCGCGGGCAAGCCCGAGATCCGCGGCCACGCCGCCGCCCGGGGCCCGTTCGCGGCGATCTCGCTCACCGACACCGGCACCGGCATGGTTCCGGCGGTGATCGACAAGATCTTCGAGCCGTTCTTCACCACGAAGGAGGTCGGCAAGGGCACGGGCCTCGGGCTGTCCCAGGTCTTCGGCTTCGCCAAGCAGTCGGGCGGCGACGTCGACGTGACGAGCCGGGTGGGCCAGGGCTCGACCTTCGTCCTCTACCTGCCGGAAGTGGCAGCGCCCGCCGACCCAGGCCAGGCGCCGCCGGCCGACGAGGGCATGGCCCCGGCCCGGGCCGGCCAGCGGGTTCTGCTCGTCGAGGACAATGTCGGCGTCGGCCGCTTCGCGGCGCAGATCCTCGACGACCTCGGCTACGTCACCACCTGGGTCACCAACGCCGAGGCCGCCCTCGACGTGCTCGGGCAGGATGCCGGCTACGACGCGGTGTTCTCCGACGTGGTGATGCCCGGCATGGGCGGCATCGAGCTCGCCAAGGCCTTGCGCCAGCGCCATCCCGGCCTGCCGGTGCTGCTCACCTCCGGCTACAGCCACGTCCTGGCCCAGGAGGGCTCGCACGGCGTCCCGCTCCTGCACAAGCCGTACTCGGCCGAGCAGCTCTCGCGGATGCTGGCGAGCGCGATCGGGCAACGGCGGTCCGAGGCCGCGCCGGGCGGCTGA
- a CDS encoding MarR family winged helix-turn-helix transcriptional regulator, with product MTIQPTRCSNAALRRATRSVGQLYDEAMAPSGLRTTQFGLLATIRGLGSPTMGELAEAMVMDLSGLAHTLKPLTRDGYVSVVPDPRDRRARRIALTDAGIAKLKQATPLWREAQARFEAAFGLERAGLLRDLLHELALPGFRAAFDAGMGGQAASNHLE from the coding sequence GTGACGATCCAACCGACCCGTTGCAGCAACGCGGCCCTGCGCCGGGCGACGCGCAGCGTCGGGCAGCTCTACGACGAGGCGATGGCGCCGAGCGGCCTGCGCACGACGCAGTTCGGCCTGCTCGCGACGATCCGCGGCCTCGGCAGCCCGACCATGGGCGAGCTGGCCGAGGCGATGGTGATGGACCTCTCGGGGCTGGCCCACACCTTGAAGCCCCTGACCCGCGACGGCTACGTCAGCGTGGTGCCCGATCCCCGGGACCGCCGGGCGCGGCGCATCGCGCTGACGGATGCGGGCATCGCCAAGCTGAAGCAGGCGACTCCGCTGTGGCGGGAGGCGCAGGCGCGGTTCGAGGCGGCGTTCGGGCTGGAGCGGGCGGGCCTGCTGCGCGACCTGCTGCACGAACTGGCGCTGCCGGGTTTCCGGGCGGCGTTCGATGCGGGGATGGGCGGGCAAGCCGCGTCGAACCACCTCGAATGA
- a CDS encoding tartrate dehydrogenase, with the protein MTTKSRHYRIAVIPGDGIGKEVVPEGVRILEAAAETFGFRLDLQHHAFGSCDYYAEHGTMLPANWKEILTPTDAIFFGAVGWPATVPDHVSLWGSLLQFRREFDQYVNLRPVRLMPGVPCPLAGREPGDIDFYVVRENTEGEYSSVGGTMYPGTEREIVIQETVMSRHGVDRILKFAFDLAQSRDKKHLTSATKSNGIAITMPYWDQRVEAMGERYPDVAYDKYHIDILTAHFVLNPDRFDVVVGSNLFGDILSDLGPACTGTIGIAPSANINPEGRFPSLFEPVHGSAPDIAGRGIANPVGQIWTAAMMLEHLGEVEAANAIVAAIETALREPASRTRDLKGTATTREAAEAVLRAFAAV; encoded by the coding sequence ATGACGACCAAGTCCCGCCACTACCGCATCGCGGTCATCCCCGGCGACGGCATCGGCAAGGAGGTGGTGCCGGAGGGCGTCCGCATCCTGGAAGCCGCCGCGGAGACGTTCGGCTTCCGCCTCGACCTGCAGCACCACGCCTTCGGCTCCTGCGACTACTACGCCGAGCACGGCACGATGCTGCCGGCGAACTGGAAGGAGATCCTGACTCCCACCGACGCGATCTTCTTCGGCGCCGTCGGCTGGCCGGCCACCGTGCCGGACCACGTCTCGCTCTGGGGCTCGCTGCTGCAATTCCGGCGCGAGTTCGACCAGTACGTCAACCTGCGCCCCGTCCGGCTGATGCCGGGCGTGCCCTGCCCGCTCGCCGGCCGCGAGCCCGGCGACATCGACTTCTACGTCGTGCGCGAGAACACCGAGGGCGAGTACTCGTCGGTCGGCGGCACGATGTATCCGGGCACCGAGCGGGAGATCGTGATCCAGGAGACGGTGATGAGCCGTCACGGCGTCGACCGGATCCTGAAATTCGCCTTCGACCTCGCGCAATCGCGGGACAAGAAGCACCTGACCTCGGCCACCAAGTCGAACGGCATCGCCATCACGATGCCGTACTGGGACCAGCGGGTCGAGGCGATGGGCGAGCGCTACCCGGACGTGGCCTACGACAAGTACCACATCGACATCCTGACGGCCCATTTCGTGCTGAACCCCGACCGGTTCGACGTGGTGGTGGGCTCGAACCTCTTCGGCGACATCCTGTCGGATCTCGGCCCCGCCTGCACCGGCACGATCGGCATCGCGCCGTCGGCCAACATCAACCCGGAGGGCCGCTTCCCCTCGCTGTTCGAGCCCGTCCACGGCTCGGCGCCGGACATCGCGGGCCGGGGCATCGCCAACCCGGTCGGCCAGATCTGGACCGCCGCGATGATGCTCGAACACCTCGGCGAGGTGGAGGCTGCGAACGCCATCGTGGCGGCGATCGAGACGGCCTTGCGCGAACCCGCCTCTCGCACCCGCGACCTCAAGGGCACGGCCACGACCCGCGAGGCGGCGGAGGCGGTGCTGCGGGCTTTCGCGGCGGTGTGA
- a CDS encoding aldehyde dehydrogenase family protein yields the protein MTETRPQALAAALRPFFPGMSSTGTPIGTPIGTPIGSWVDGRIVPGTGEPIRLVDPSTGMPLAEYPDAGPAVVAEAARAARAGQARWAALTGAARGRVMQEIARAIRAEIEGLARLEALNAGKPIRDCRVEATKVAEMFEYYAGWADKLHGEVIPVPTSHLNYTRREPLGVVLQITPWNAPVFTCGWQLAPALAAGNSVLLKPSELTPLTSLAVAALAERAGLPAGVVNVLAGYGHTTGQAALAEDAVAKVVFVGSPATGARIAEGAARHLKPCVLELGGKSANIVFADADLERACLGAQAAIFAGAGQSCVAGSRLLVERPVHDRFVAMLAAGAERIRVGDPLDPQTEVGPINNATQYRHVMAMIRGGLDQGARLAAGSDGTPEEGGYYVRPTILAQANNAMDCARTEIFGPVVTVIPFDTEEEAVGIANDSAFGLAGAVWTRDVGRAHRVAASVRAGTFWINAYKTIHVASPFGGSGRSGYGRSSGIEALHEYTQVKSVWVETAAAPAASFGYAPGVGA from the coding sequence ATGACCGAGACACGACCGCAGGCGCTCGCCGCCGCCTTGCGCCCGTTCTTCCCCGGGATGTCCTCCACCGGCACCCCGATCGGCACCCCGATCGGCACTCCGATCGGCTCCTGGGTCGACGGCCGCATCGTCCCCGGCACCGGCGAGCCGATCCGCCTCGTCGATCCCTCGACCGGGATGCCGCTCGCCGAGTACCCGGATGCCGGCCCCGCGGTGGTGGCCGAGGCCGCCCGGGCGGCGCGTGCCGGACAGGCCCGCTGGGCCGCGCTGACGGGGGCCGCCCGCGGCCGGGTGATGCAGGAGATCGCCCGCGCGATCCGGGCCGAGATCGAGGGCCTCGCCCGCCTCGAGGCGCTGAACGCCGGCAAGCCGATCCGCGACTGCCGCGTCGAGGCGACCAAGGTCGCGGAGATGTTCGAGTACTACGCCGGCTGGGCCGACAAGCTGCACGGCGAGGTGATCCCGGTCCCGACCAGCCACCTCAACTACACCCGCCGCGAGCCCCTCGGCGTGGTGCTGCAGATCACGCCCTGGAACGCCCCGGTCTTCACCTGCGGCTGGCAGCTCGCCCCGGCGTTGGCAGCTGGCAACTCGGTGCTGCTCAAGCCCTCGGAGCTGACCCCGCTGACCTCGCTCGCCGTGGCGGCGCTCGCCGAGCGGGCCGGGCTGCCGGCGGGCGTCGTCAACGTGCTCGCCGGCTACGGCCACACCACCGGCCAGGCGGCGCTGGCCGAGGACGCGGTGGCGAAGGTGGTCTTCGTCGGCTCGCCGGCGACCGGCGCGCGGATCGCGGAAGGAGCGGCGCGCCACCTCAAGCCCTGCGTGCTCGAGCTCGGCGGCAAATCGGCCAACATCGTCTTCGCCGATGCCGACCTGGAGCGGGCGTGCCTGGGCGCACAGGCCGCGATCTTCGCCGGGGCCGGCCAGTCCTGCGTCGCGGGCTCGCGGCTCCTCGTCGAGCGCCCGGTCCACGACCGCTTCGTCGCCATGCTGGCGGCGGGCGCCGAGCGGATCCGCGTCGGCGATCCCCTCGACCCGCAGACCGAGGTCGGGCCGATCAACAACGCCACCCAGTACCGGCACGTCATGGCGATGATCCGCGGCGGCCTCGACCAGGGCGCGCGCCTCGCCGCCGGCAGCGACGGCACTCCGGAGGAGGGCGGCTACTACGTCCGCCCGACGATCCTCGCGCAGGCGAACAACGCCATGGATTGCGCCCGCACCGAGATCTTCGGGCCGGTGGTGACGGTGATCCCGTTCGACACCGAGGAGGAGGCGGTCGGCATCGCCAACGATTCGGCGTTCGGGCTCGCGGGCGCGGTCTGGACTCGGGATGTGGGCCGCGCCCACCGGGTGGCGGCGTCGGTCCGGGCCGGCACGTTCTGGATCAACGCCTACAAGACCATCCACGTCGCCTCGCCCTTCGGCGGCTCGGGACGCAGCGGCTACGGCCGCTCCAGCGGGATCGAGGCCCTGCACGAGTACACGCAGGTCAAGAGCGTGTGGGTCGAGACCGCCGCCGCCCCCGCCGCCTCGTTCGGCTACGCGCCGGGCGTCGGCGCCTGA